In Spinacia oleracea cultivar Varoflay chromosome 5, BTI_SOV_V1, whole genome shotgun sequence, a single window of DNA contains:
- the LOC110781022 gene encoding uncharacterized protein codes for MDNDRSWMHIQGLRNRLQPTYRNGVQNFLDFAFKDTIPNTGAKKRCPCLKCRNYIDHNRETMRAHLLRVGMEPDYNPWIFHGEEQLDMGNMEMSEEEGDLFDDEDPLVSEEMAALVHDATNVVPENLNDRDEEDKDHPEIPDKFYRLMKDAEEELFSGCKTFSRLEFIVTLLHLKVSGHWHDKSFTLLLSALHKAFNYDPKFPKSSREAQKCTKDLGLNYVKIHACVNHCILYRKEYENVDSCPTCEESRWKEGSGEFDDSVTFSESQGTSQRIPRIPRLVLRYFPLVPRLQRLFMSSKIAKHMRWHKDRKRVDKDVLRHPSDSKAWEKLDDSFPDFAADPRNVRLGLSTDGFNPGAHLGTKYSIWPVFLVPYNLPPWMCMTSPYIMLSLLIPGPKSPGNDIDVFLEPLIDEFQELWEVGVKTYDSHSRQNFNMKAALLWTMSDFPAYGNLSCWSTCGKLACPTCHKHTWHKRLKHGSKECFKGTRMFLEPDHRWRNDKKSFDGEKERRPPPIPLSGDEILEAFDGVPNVIFGKKRKRTDRYLFDQWKKLSIFFRLPYWSKLLIRHNLDVMHIEKNICDSILGTILDIPNKKKDTLKARKDLKEMNVHHNLIPIKIGDKYAIPRAPYQLTSIERRKVLEFLSKVKVPDGYSSNIARCASMEDGKISNMKSHDCHVFLQDLLKPAFQGILPKEVLEPLVELSLFFKQLCSKTLKIDVLEKMEKSIAITLSKLEKV; via the coding sequence ATGGATAATGATAGGAGTTGGATGCATATACAAGGGTTGAGAAATCGGCTACAACCAACTTATCGAAATGGTGTTCAAAATTTTCTCGATTTTGCTTTCAAAGACACAATCCCTAATACCGGGGCTAAGAAAAGGTGTCCTTGTTTGAAGTGTCGAAATTACATCGACCATAATCGAGAGACAATGCGGGCTCATCTTTTGCGAGTAGGAATGGAGCCTGACTATAATCCGTGGATATTCCATGGAGAAGAACAACTTGACATGGGAAACATGGAAATGTCCGAGGAGGAAggtgatttgtttgatgatgaaGATCCTCTCGTATCCGAGGAGATGGCTGCTTTGGTGCATGATGCCACAAATGTAGTGCCCGAGAATTTGAATGATAGAGATGAAGAGGATAAAGACCATCCTGAAATTCCTGATAAGTTTTATAGGTTAATGAAAGATGCAGAAGAAGAATTATTCTCGGGTTGTAAAACCTTTTCAAGGTTGGAGTTCATCGTAACTCTCTTACATCTCAAGGTTAGTGGACATTGGCATGATAAGTCCTTTACTTTGCTGCTTAGTGCGTTACATAAGGCCTTCAATTATGATCCTAAATTTCCAAAGAGCTCCCGTGAAGCCCAGAAGTGCACAAAAGATCTTGGGTTGAATTATGTGAAGATCCATGCTTGTGTAAATCATTGCATTCTTTATAGAAAGGAGTATGAAAATGTCGATTCATGCCCTACTTGTGAGGAGTCCAGATGGAAAGAAGGTAGTGGTGAATTTGATGATAGTGTCACATTTTCGGAATCTCAAGGGACCTCACAACGGATTCCTAGAATACCTCGTCTAGTTCTTCGTTATTTTCCTTTAGTTCCTAGGCTTCAAAGGCTTTTTATGTCTTCAAAAATTGCTAAGCACATGAGATGGCATAAGGATAGGAAGCGAGTTGATAAGGACGTATTAAGGCATCCATCTGATTCAAAGGCATGGGAGAAGCTCGATGATTCATTTCCTGATTTTGCAGCAGATCCACGTAATGTGAGATTAGGTCTTTCAACTGATGGTTTCAATCCTGGTGCACATTTAGGCACTAAGTACAGTATATGGCCAGTCTTTTTAGTGCCATATAATCTCCCACCATGGATGTGTATGACAAGTCCTTACATCATGCTATCACTCTTAATTCCTGGTCCAAAGTCCCCCGGAAATGATATAGATGTGTTCTTGGAGCCGTTGATCGATGAATTTCAAGAGTTATGGGAAGTTGGGGTGAAAACTTATGATTCACATAGTCGCCAAAATTTTAATATGAAGGCAGCGCTATTGTGGACAATGAGTGATTTTCCTGCTTACGGGAATCTGTCTTGTTGGAGTACTTGTGGTAAACTTGCTTGCCCAACATGTCATAAGCATACTTGGCACAAGCGGTTAAAGCATGGATCGAAAGAATGCTTTAAAGGTACTCGTATGTTCTTGGAACCCGATCATAGGTGGAGAAATGACAAGAAATCTTTTGATGGGGAAAAGGAGAGACGACCACCTCCTATTCCTTTGTCAGGGGATGAGATATTAGAGGCATTTGATGGTGTCCCCAATGTGATTTTTGGGAAGAAGCGAAAGAGAACCGATCGATACTTGTTTGACCAATGGAAGAAGTTGAGCATCTTCTTTAGACTTCCTTATTGGAGTAAGCTTTTGATAAGACACAACTTAGATGTCATGCATATTGAAAAGAACATTTGTGACAGTATATTAGGAACAATACTTGATATTCCTAACAAGAAAAAAGACACCTTGAAAGCTCGAAAGGATTTGAAGGAGATGAATGTGCATCATAATTTAATTCCTATTAAGATAGGTGATAAATATGCCATCCCTAGAGCACCATATCAGTTGACATCTATAGAGAGGCGTAAAGTATTGGAGTTCTTGTCCAAGGTTAAAGTGCCAGATGGTTACTCTTCTAACATAGCTCGATGTGCAAGTATGGAAGACGGAAAAATCTCAAACATGAAAAGTCATGATTGTCATGTGTTCTTGCAAGATTTGCTTAAACCGGCATTTCAAGGTATCTTACCTAAGGAGGTGCTAGAACCTTTGGTTGAGCTTAGCTTATTTTTTAAGCAATTATGTTCTAAAACTCTAAAAATTGATGTGTTGGAGAAGATGGAAAAGAGTATTGCAATTACTCTTAGCAAGCTTGAAAAGGTATAA